A genomic segment from Bryobacteraceae bacterium encodes:
- a CDS encoding transglycosylase SLT domain-containing protein, with the protein MRLFRTGVLLVALAFSLSAKPKKTPKTFVPPPAPAAAPEQTIQDPIPAVAHAGSQDPVARGSLPGQQPLEPEIRMGLAQRHFERGVGFHQDGDMAQARIEFDYALELLATAPRAMPGRQRITDRYEQLAEQIYRIESAEELETEEGTPEPIFDSSPIEEIAGMTFPIEPGLKDKLQAQVQSTVSQLPLELADPVVSLIHYFSSPRGRSILISGFKRMGAYAPMIRRILDEEGLPPELIFMAQAESGFLPRAASYMHAIGMWQFVQFRGREYGLKQTPHTDDRLDPERATRSAARHLRDLYHQFGDWYLAIAAYNCGPVAVERAVERTGYADFWELYKRTVLPRETANYVPIILAMTIMAKNAKDYGLEGVAQDPALEYDTVTVGADTHLALIADIANRPLSQVRELNPAVLHLTAPSGYQVHVPKGMGKRVLAGLDLVPAEKRTAWRFHRVNSGETTASIARQYRVNEKLLQSANLTPSLEPEPGDLIVVPAAYPGVKRTVTRRSSRSTRSRAKSSTSKKKTTGSRSPSTRRPSKTGRQPAKRTVSRSGSTSTARKQVARK; encoded by the coding sequence ATGAGATTATTTCGAACAGGCGTCCTTCTCGTGGCCTTGGCATTTTCGCTGAGCGCCAAGCCGAAAAAGACCCCCAAGACTTTCGTCCCACCGCCTGCTCCAGCCGCGGCGCCCGAGCAAACGATTCAGGACCCGATTCCCGCCGTTGCGCACGCCGGTTCCCAGGATCCGGTTGCCCGCGGCAGCCTCCCCGGCCAGCAGCCGCTCGAACCTGAAATCCGCATGGGCCTCGCCCAGCGCCACTTCGAGCGCGGCGTGGGATTCCACCAGGACGGCGACATGGCGCAGGCGCGCATCGAATTCGACTATGCCCTCGAATTGCTTGCCACCGCGCCGCGCGCCATGCCTGGCCGCCAGCGCATCACGGATCGCTACGAGCAACTGGCCGAGCAGATCTACCGGATCGAGTCCGCCGAAGAACTGGAAACGGAGGAAGGGACGCCGGAGCCGATTTTCGACTCCTCGCCAATCGAAGAGATCGCCGGAATGACGTTCCCCATCGAGCCCGGCCTCAAGGACAAGCTCCAGGCGCAGGTCCAATCCACCGTCAGCCAGCTTCCGCTCGAACTCGCCGACCCAGTGGTGAGCCTGATCCACTACTTCTCGAGCCCCCGGGGCCGCTCCATCCTCATATCCGGCTTCAAGCGCATGGGCGCCTACGCGCCGATGATCCGCCGCATCCTCGACGAGGAGGGGCTTCCGCCGGAACTGATCTTCATGGCCCAGGCCGAGTCCGGATTTCTGCCGCGAGCCGCATCCTATATGCATGCCATCGGCATGTGGCAGTTCGTGCAGTTCCGCGGGCGCGAGTACGGCCTGAAACAAACGCCGCACACCGACGACCGGCTGGACCCCGAGCGCGCCACCCGTTCAGCCGCCCGCCATTTGCGCGACCTTTATCATCAATTCGGCGACTGGTATCTCGCCATCGCCGCTTACAACTGCGGTCCGGTGGCAGTGGAACGCGCCGTGGAGCGCACCGGCTACGCCGACTTCTGGGAACTCTACAAGCGGACCGTCCTGCCGCGCGAGACAGCCAACTACGTCCCGATCATTCTGGCGATGACGATCATGGCCAAGAACGCCAAGGACTACGGACTGGAGGGTGTGGCGCAGGATCCGGCGCTCGAGTACGACACGGTCACCGTCGGCGCCGACACCCACCTCGCACTGATCGCCGACATCGCGAACCGGCCGCTTTCACAAGTGCGGGAACTGAATCCGGCGGTGCTGCATCTGACGGCTCCTTCGGGCTATCAGGTCCACGTGCCGAAAGGGATGGGCAAGCGGGTCCTCGCGGGGCTGGATCTGGTGCCGGCCGAAAAGCGAACCGCGTGGCGCTTTCACCGGGTGAACAGCGGCGAGACAACCGCGTCCATCGCGCGACAGTATCGGGTGAACGAAAAGCTGCTCCAGTCGGCGAACCTGACGCCGAGCCTCGAGCCGGAGCCGGGCGATCTGATCGTCGTGCCGGCGGCCTATCCAGGAGTGAAGCGGACCGTGACGCGGCGTTCCTCCCGTTCCACCCGGTCCCGCGCGAAATCCAGCACATCGAAGAAGAAGACCACCGGGAGCCGCTCGCCGAGTACGCGGCGGCCGTCCAAGACAGGCCGCCAGCCGGCGAAGCGCACCGTGAGCCGCTCCGGTTCGACTAGTACGGCCCGCAAGCAAGTCGCGCGGAAGTAA